The DNA window TGCTTACACAAGTCGGTCCGAGTTCACGGGAACCGGATGCTTTTTGGAAAGCATTTAAATCTCACtatgtttattattagtttaATAGTTAAAAGTTAAAACTGATGATTGCTAGATTTTACCACACTTTGCGCcaaaacaattttcaaattaaatcCGGTTAAGAGCCTATTCTGTTTCAGTGCTAAAATAAATAGACCAAAATTTGcgttttttcttcattcttgttgttttctttttttttttttgttttttggttaagaaaagaaaggatCTTGATGTGGCCACGGACTCATAATTCAACAGTATGgataaaatataaatgaagaaaagGGGGGAAGTGAAGGAAAAGGGAGATAACTCAGCGCAATAACGGAAACCAGACCGTTTAGTCATACAggtgaaattgaataaagtaTGAACCAAAAAGGTTTGATCTTTCTTTGATTATTTGTATGTAATCATTAAGAGTAAGAGTTGAAACTTATTATCACATCTGATTACTGTGTTTAACGTATCTTTCGGATGAATATTACAAATAAAACCTCTCTGATCCAACAAGTCCGCATTTTTATAGTATCACTATAAAGTAGGCTTAATATGTTAAAAGAATGACCAGTCCCAAATCTATCAGTATTATCCCCATtgaattgatattgtttgTGAACTGTTTGGTAGTAAAATTGTTTGCTAGGATAAGGTCCAATCGCCTTTTGTAACCTTAAAATCAGTTAAATAGATATTTATTGCACGTTTGAAAACATGCTCCTATTgttaataaaactaaaaaggTTAAACCTTAATTTTACTTAGATGAAGaataatgattataaattCTTTCAATAGGTCTAAACAATAATTGCAATAACAGAAGTGATATATAATACTTGGATTAGTAATATTAGTAATAATCTACTTTCAATCAAGATATGTATCCTCTCTTGTATGATTAGCTTTAAAGTTCTTTAATTCATTCACCACCAAACAATAATCAGCAAAGAGTAATAGCAAAtctatttttattgttgcTGAAAgctaaaaatgaaaacaagGTTCACTAAAAAAATGGATTCACAGTTCTGGACTGAGatagaattattatatcaTAAATTGCtaaaaaatatgattttTCCTATATGTGGCAATTGCTgcaaaatgaattaaatggCCAAAGACTAATATCTTTTTAACCAAATCTGCAATTTTCTATCTGAATGTTTTACACAATAGATTTAGATGTCTCGGACTTTAATTTCCACTAGAATGGTACCATGGATAAATTTCAATGATCTGTTTGAAAGAAAGCCAAAAAGGTGTTGTGTGCAAGAGATAAAGAAACATCTAGATTCAGCACAAATTAtaccaataatgaaatGTGATAGGActgaacaaaaaaatcagaaCCAATTCGCCCCCTAGGAAATGAGCATAGAAGTAGTTCAAAACAAACTAGACTATACTCCCCTTTGGAATTGGTTTATCACTTTCTAGAATCCTGTTGTAGCGGAATTTTTACTTCCAGTGGAAATGAAGAGCCTTCTAGGTTTGCATTTTGGACAACAACTAAAAATATTTCCAATACAGATGTTTATCTCATCGCCAAATACAGTATATTGGAACAAATacacaaattaaaaaataaaaaatggCATGAGTGGTTATGAAACTTAACCTACTAAACCATATGTTATCTGCACCAATCACAAAAATCAGCCTACCTTatagaaaacaaaaacagaaaGTGGGGGAGCTTTTCTAGATAGACAAACAAACATCGAATCCAAAAATATGATTTGTATTATTTCAACAAGTATATGGATTTAAATGGGTGAAGGTGGTCAATTGTTCATGATTTTCAATACCGTACAGTATGTACTGGCATGAACATTGGTGGTAAATGGAACGCAAAggcaacaataataatatgttCGCCAGAGACAATGGGCACagaaaaaatcatttatgTGTCGAAATACGTAAACCAGGCAACCAATATATGattgttggttttggtAGACATTGTGTGTGGAATTAATGGAACGTCTGTGaatgaaaacaattgaaagagAAAGGAGCCATGGCACAAACAGCTTTtcttcaaaaacaataacaaaaaaaaaagatgttGGCAAGCGAAAACGATTCAAACTCTTTTGTGTCGTCTGACaatcaccaacaacaacacgAACACCAGAAACTATTATCGGCACAACAAAATATCtcaataattataataaatagtTACAGTAGTTATTATTGTATGGAGTAGATCGgttagtatttttttttttttgtagtGGATTCTAAAGGGCTCAAAATCATAataaaacatttttttgACGGTTAATAGATCCTTTCTTGGTCACTGGATGGCGGAACTGTTGAATTTGTTATATTTTAGTCTTCTTTTACTCGCAATCGGAAATATGAAATTTGTAGATTGCACAAAAcaaccaaacaaacaaaccTAAACTGTTTCCTTCCTTCGATTGCCACATGCACTATCACTCGCTTAATCACTCCATTTTTGATTGCCATTTGAATTCTTGAACAATGAAATTCAGCTTTCTACGTGTTGAAGTGAAACgagttttaaaaataaaacactGCATTCTGTTTGAGATTAACTAATTAGCACCAAATAGAACATTGgaaattaatgattaaCTTTTAACTTTTGAGTTTTGAGTTTTGGGCAGCTcatatatttttaattgcaaaaaaacagaaataaccaagaaaaagaatccCAACATAgatattaaatcatttcCGGGTTGTGATCCTGGAAATGGTTGCATTCCATAAGTTTTACCCGAATTGCATTTATCAACATTACAAAAGTTTGAACAACTAGATACATAAATTACCAGATGTAGACAGTGTAACCGTCAGTAACTAAAAAGACTTACCATTAAAGCCAATTACACTGCAGTTAACCTTCTGAGCAATAGGATTTAAAGTTACAATTAGAGGAATATCTAACCAACTTACAAATACATAGTGAGCAGTATACATAGAAGTAAATATGaactaaaataaaaaagaaacataACGGAAATGCAGCAGGtggaaaaaattgaaagataAGAACATCCATCAAAATTACTAAAAGTAggagtgaaaaaaaaatcatatCATTTTggaattcaattcaatttactaaaacaaaaaaggaGAATCATTTCCGGCTATCCTTTTCCCTGGTTTCGTTGGCAAGCAAACACAGTTAATTGAACAGTAGAATTAGGTTGCACCTTGAATTATGATGGATTCCAAGAATTATGcaaatttcatattttcCATGACGTGTTTTCCAATTTGCATTTGACAACCATCTCTATAATACGCCTGTCAAAaacatattattattgattataacCAACATTCTCCAAATATGTGACTACTTGTGTGCCTGTTGATGgtaaaacaatcaaaaagaCTGCAAATACCACAAACCATATTATCAGAATTGGTATTTTGTGATGGTTATACCATAAACCACTAAACATCTATCGGTAATAGTTACGAGAAATGATCCATGTATATATGAGGAGAAGGAGGAGTTTCTAACAACTAGAAATTGAACTTGCATGATGTATACCAACTAATATTTTGTATACAAATTTCAGgttatattcaatttactGGGTTAGAATTGCGTGGTGTCACACATTGTTGGTGAATGATACTGGCCTTGTTGAATCAAGGTTgcattgattattattataccatttttcaaaaactaTGCACTTCTCTGCCCTTTTCGTATTACaagttattttttttcttttaatacGGATTGCCTAAGAGATGTTTGTTCCGTACCTCCTAAGAACATTCAACTAATTTAACAGGAACTATCgttaattttgaatataattcCCATCCTTGTTGTAACACTAAGAATTTTATGAAGTACATTGTTCTGCAAGGATTATTCTAATAACAGCTATCGGTTTTGtcttgttttgttttcaacaatacaaaaataaaaaatggGTCTAAGTCTGCCCTTGtttgttggtgttgttttTGTGCTGTTCATGCACCTAACAATTTGCTCAACAACAGGAAAGAAGTCAAAAAAAGCTTCTGTgacaaacaagaaaaaaaaaaagagggCTATATCAAAAAGTCGCCCAAATTGCAAAATTGAAGGGGCCGGGGCGGGTCCATcgtaataataaaatcaattcttgtCGTTTGGATTGTTAGAATTTGTCAATACTAAATTAAActataatttttcatcaacgGTCCTCAAAGGGAAAGagattctatttttttcaccACCATAGTcataataaaacaaactTTATATAACCACTAGTTTGTATGAGATTAATGAAGCAGGTAAAGAGGGGTAGAGTAAGACTATATTCCATCtaatttgtaatttttcCGTTTTAGTTGAACgcataattcaatttcaaggGCTCATAACTGTTTTGGCTGTACTCTGCAATTTGTAAAGCATTATTAACCAGATATTAAAGTATGGtttgattttcaataataataataataaacacTGCTACATGTTCAAAATAtaccaaaacaaaaccagATTTTCAAGAGATCCACAATTGCCTCATGTAATTTTAGTATAAACACAATAGGCTTAAGTAACCTTGAAGTGCTTGCAATAacagaaaatttttctttctcatTGATtccaattaaatttttcttcgGAAATTGTAAGGAATTTGCAGGGGTTGTTGGAGTATAAGggtgtgtttttttttttttttttttcaaatcccCTCCccctattttttttttctagaAAACAAAGAACCAAAACATATTACATGTGGGTTTTTGTGTTACGAGCATTGACTTGGGTTGTAATTAATAGAGTATTGTATTTGTAGGAGTGGTTTCTTGGTTTGTTTTTCGGTTTCAAGAAATAATTTCGTAACCAGTGTTTATACAAAACTAATTGATATGTACAAGGGGGaagttaataaatttacaATTGGTAGTGATGATAACACAAAaccatttttcaacaaaaccGAACAAAAAATACATCTTTAGATATtgctttttgttttagtCACGAGCTCAGTGTAACAAATTTAAGACTTTGTACACTTCCATGAAGACTTCAATTACAGAAAGAACTAACGATTAACAATAGAGAACCATTTAGGgtgattattataattcACTTTTGTaaagcaaaaaagaaaaaaaaaaaattggaaatatcACAAACAGATCATAAGATTTGTGGGCCGCTGTTCATCATACCTGTCAGATTTCTAATTGAATTTCTGGTTAACAATATACCCACCCTTCTCCCCAAAAATATACAGAGCTTCTAATGCCTTTTTAACACCTCTATTTTAGTCAAAAtcgttttctttttttgtgaGTTTCTTCCATTTTAGCACACATGTGTTTAGTTATTCTACATTTTTTGTTCGTTATGTGtagattttgttgatttaattgttgatgtaTCTATAAATATCATCACGAATCTACCAACATAAATATACAAAGATTTccggtttttttttttcgaatttgaattttctttttttataattctCTTCCAgattaaattgattatgattttataattaaaaccaatatattcaattaacTGCTGCTTTATCCTTACGATTGGTATTTTTGCTTTGTTACAAGACGTgattatttcaaataacTACCAATCTCACGCCCTACCACAATATCCCAACCTTTCCCTTCAAAATACCGTTTGCccattatattattttgttagCTATTGAGGAGACCTACTAAACGAAGTATAAATAACTATATCATATTTCCCCTCCCCCAAAAGTTTGGTCATTTTGCCACTTTAAAGATAATAACCAAATAGTTTCacttttttaattctattcttttttttttttttttcacttccAAAACCCTATTCATTGATTGTCCGGTTTGGTCAATTACCACGAGAAGAAAAGATAAAGCTTAATTGGATCTTAAGAGGTTTATTTACGTTAATTGTTCCACATTactattgtttttgtttttcttattGTTCTTTGCTACAGTTGAGCATTTACCGTTTGTTTGGTTTAATTGTTCGTCGTGGAAATATTTTCCCACTTCTGTTTTCTTAACGTTTGTGCTCACTAAAATACAGGCATAGAAATCATATCAACAAAGACCCTTAAGTTCTTCTACCCCTTAAGCACCACCACACATCACAAAAagtaattattataataataattattattattcaaggGTTTCAAGGTATTGCTGCTATTTCCGTgtctttcaattttgttcCACCTTTGCATCCACTAGCCACTGAAGACCTGAAACCCAAAGTCTGCctaaaaagaagaaacgCAACTACAGTTTTCATTTGATTGGTTTTTACAACCTGGCTTCCGTATATAACATAATTGAGTTTCTACCATTTTGTCCGCGATCGCTACAACGTCGGGTGTTTATTACTTAAAACCATTGGCCATGGATCAAACATATTTGgaccaacaacaattggatCCAAATGTGAGTAACCAACAATTATCCCAAGAAGCTAGTCTGGTGCcccagcaacaacagcagcagcagccaTTACAACAATTGCAACAGTATCAGCAGCAATCATTAAACAATGTAAGCTATTCTGGTGACAACAgatttcaacaatatcaaccaCGAGTAACTCCTTCTGTATCATCTTCACAACAATCAATGGCTTCTGCAGCTACCCCTGGATTTTCAGCTATGCATGCAGGAAACTACACCCCTAATCAGCAATATGGAGTACCCAATCAATACACCGTggttcaacaacaaccaccacGACAACAATCATATGAAGAGCATATTAATCCTTTCAATTATAACAGTGCGGATAGAACGTTGATTGCCCCTATTCCACCATTACATATTCAACATCAATTGGCAACAAGACAAAATCAACCACAAAACCGCCAAGAATCATCATCGATAGCAAGCATGCATACACACGAGAACACCTCAACAATCAATGATTCACCAAACacgatgatgataaagCAAGAGCACCACACCTTTCAACCACAACATAATGAAGGTGCTGGTGTCTATCATCCAATTGatcaacagcaacagcaacagcaacagcaacagcaaccaCAGCAACCACAGCATCGTTTTCCATTGACTTCCTCCAATTGTACTAGGTGTAAAAAACCATTTGAACAACCAGGAGGCATTCCAAAATCAAGCAATTCTACCAGTGATGGACAAAATTTATCAGCATCAAATTCTCAGCCTCCGGCAAAAACTTACAAATTATGTGAACACTGTCGAGCATTACAACGTCAGCGATCAAGAAGATGGCAGAAAAAAACTAAGGATAGACCAGGAATATGTCGTCGATGTGCCTCGGAGATACCATTGGCTGAAAGACGATTTGTTTTGTGTCCCAATTGTCGGGAAAATTTACGTATGCGAAAAGCTAACCGGGCGGCCCAAGGAAAATGTGTTCATTGTTCGGGGCCATTGGATGCCACCGTTTCAGGCAAAGATGGAGAAGATAGTAGTAATGGTGATGAACACGGTAATAAGTCAAATGAAGTTCAAAATAGTGAACTGGGAAGAGGAAACGAAAATCAAAAAGTGGTTCGAGGTACAAGCTTCAAAGTGTGTCGAAGGTGTCgagaaaatgataaaatccGAAGAGCAAATTTGGAGAAAATGGGTAACTGCAATCGATGTGCTAAGGCATTAGATCCCAATGAATATGGCCGAAATAAAGTTTGCCTCAATtgtagaacaaaaaagaaaagatcATCTACAGGTAGTATGACAAATACTGATGAAGTAAGAACTTCAccaattcaaaatcattttgGAATGAACATGTCTCATCAATACAtccaaccaccaccaccacctcctCCGCCGCCACCACATTTAATGGCTagtcatcatcaatttcaaccTCAACCACATATGATGAGTCACGAACAAATGAATACATTCACCGGAATGACAAGCTCAGGTATATCTGGTATTCAGCAAGCTAACAATGGTATGATAGGAGGTGATCAACTgcaacaacaccaacaacaacacaatGGTTCGCTACAAATACAGCAAACTTACTATCAATCACATATCCAAATGCCACCTCCATTACCACTccaacagcagcaacaacaactacaacaataTTACTCTACAGATGCAAATTCACAACCACCACATTCTGCACTTCCAGGCTCATTACCGCCTCCGCCACCTCCACAATTGCAGCTGAATCAACAGTATGgtcattttcaacaacaacagcaacagcaacaacaacaacaacaacaacaataccaTCAGGAATATCCGAACAACCAATAGTTTCTACATTCTTACTTTTAGATAATTTGCTTTGCCAACGTAGTTAGAGTTTGATGCAACATAGATATTGCATAATACGTAGTTGAAAACCACAAAACATTAATATAGAATATTTACATAATGTCTTAGAAATGATATAGAGCAGctatattaatatatttaaaattatgaTTCTTCTATTTTCAGTGTATGTATTTGTCCACTTCAGATTTCTTATTGATCTTGCTACCATGTGAGttgatattattagaacagtaaaaaaaaaaatatcacaAGCTGAAGAATATAAGAAATGAAACATGATACAAATAACCAGACTGATTTGGTTAggatagtttttttttttttttttttcacttcaATTATAAAACACTACTGTTGAATTCTAAAAAGACTATCATATGTTTTTAATCTCGTCCGAGTTTCCCTCCCCATTCTCCTATTTGTTTTGTGCTTGTAACATGTATTAcgttttttttattaaaggATTTAGAATGTAAGTCTTCTCCGATGAGGTATGCCCCTCTTGGTCGGGtactttttcaaatctatCCTAGCTCTTTTTTCACGCCTAAATAAACAGCTTAACTTGTCAATCTATGTTATTATTGCCTCTTAGCCGAATTCAATCCCTTTGTTCTTTTGTTCTTGGgagaaaagaaatccaGTTATAGtatgattttctttctgATTGttattacttttttttttttgatttctaataatagaaatataATTACAAAAAAGATTGGTATATTTGACAGATTGACTAAGTCGGAGTTTAAATGCGCAATTCGGTGATGATGAATGTTAAATTCCACAGAGATGGGGGAACATTCAAAGTTCCTGTGAATATTATAGATAAGAGAGAAAACAAACTAAAATGAGAACAACCTTGCATAAGATTAAACTTGAAAATGATTGACTAGCAGAAAtgaaaatcatttttagaTTACTTAACTAAAGAATTGGTGGGAAAACCCTccaacaatcaaataaattagCCTTGAAAAGCAGCAGCACCAAATTAGGTTTcgattttaaaaatttcagTATGAACTGTTAATAGTGTCGGATTTAACACGCATCTCATGTAAAGTGAATTATCAACTCTCAATCGCTTGTTTAAAGTTTATCTATATCGTTCgtgaaaaaacaaaccaacAAACCAATCCTATTAATGGTTTgtctttttcattttctcaTATTGCGTCGAATAATCTGGTTTAGCTAGTGCCCCTAATTTAATCGAACCAACAATaagatttcaaaataaaaaataaccAGACAGAAGAACAAAgacaaataaaacaaaatatttgtGGCTAGTATATATCAACTTCAATTGCTGGTCATCTAATGGGCAAGGTGGGAGGGGAGAGAtggaaattatttaatttctaaTATTTACTCTATGACCACAAATATTCgactttgattttgtttgttcAAGGTATATGCTACCCAATCCTCCAATTCCATGATGTATCTACGCCAATGTTCAATGTAAAATCGATATctaaatcatttgattttagttttattagCTATACCAAAGgatacttttttttcattggtACTACGGAAAATTACCCTTGTGATATTCGAAGCAAGTTTACTTAAAAGGATTCTCTTTTAcccaatttttaaatttctTACTGTTGGGTTTGCTTCTGATTTTGGAAGTTTTCCTAGTCAGCTAtgtttgttattgttaagTTAATATGTCCGCcttcaaagaaaaagcacAAATTGGCAGAGAATTGTTGCAATATAAGAACAAGCCCTGATATATTAATAACAACTGAAAGAATCCAGATTACGAACCTTGAAGTCACTCATCTTTAACAGTTTGGTGTGATTTCTTATGTTAAAGAACCATGCTTCTATGAACCTACTATTTACAGAGTCGTTGATCTGCGGCTTATCATGAACGTTGACAATCTAATAGTTAAGAAAATATCTTTACAAGAAACAAGGATTTGAGTCACTTTAGCATCTTTTCGTATATGGTTACTAGAAGTCAGTATATCTGTTACTGAAAAGAACAGAAGTTGGTGAAAATctattgttttcatttgCGAGGAtagaaatcaaataaaaccaccgccacttttttttatccCGATTATCACACTAAAACGGAACAAAATGCTATACTTTAATTCGTTTAAGAATGAGATGATGATACataacaatttttcatcccagcaaatatataaaacaggtatttatcatttctaaaaagaaaaaatgcCTATACAGTATGTGTGGTTTTGAAACCAGAGTAAAACAGAATTCATAAATAAGGAAACCTCACTTATTCAGGTTGAAAATACCTATGAATAGTTTTGGAGTAAATGGGATACGCTAGTTAATAAATGTGACAGATAGATTGGGACGGCGGTGGAGGGTCAAAcaatgaatttgttgatgttgaaatACAAGTTGCGGGCAGAAAGAATGCAAGGATGGAACTCCACCAGGCGTTAAGTCACACAAATGGtggaaggaaaaaaaaaaaaaaaaaactcaagGCGttaaatagaaaaaaatgcttaaaatcaaaacaaaccaTAATTGTAGGATGTGTAAATATGTACAAAATggccaaagaaaaataatctcaccaaaagaaaaaaaaaaaaaaaaagaaaaacaaaccCAATCACCCACAAACAACTTAGACAACTGTTGATTTGAATACTctataataatagaataGGTAGTAACACCCtttcttgttttatttcatttatttcttaTTAATATACCACTCCTAAAAATGACAAGAACAACTCGTATAGATACACAAGAAGCTACAAAGCATAAGGATTTACCACCAGTGCCTTCaacatcattatcatcgaATTCAGAATACCTAATGGAATCCAAAAGTCTAGGACGAAAAAACTTCAAAAAGCTTTCTCTAGATGCATCTCCAGTTAAATCAACCAGCAACAACCTAAGGAGTTCTGATATGATGCTGATAAAGGAACCAACTTCTTTGCGACAAAAGAGACAGCGTCCTCCACCTATGCTTCACTTACCCACATCGTCTTCATCTACCACATCTACTCCAACATCCAATATTACAGGCACTTCATCAGCTTCTTCTGTGCATTTTTCACAGAAATCCCCTGGGTCAGGTGTTATTGTAAGTCAAACATTAAGCCGACCTTCAAGTGCTGGCGGTATGGGGTCTTCTGGTTACTCGGCATTGAATATCAATCAGAGCAATAGGAATGTCGATCCAGATAACGTGGTTTCAACAGATATGATATTAAACCAAATATCTAATTTAGATTTAACAAGTATGAACCATCATCGCCAAAATAGTCATCACCACCTTCCATCAACTAATCGTAAACGTCAAACTGtcatttcttcaatatcacCAACGAAATCATcagcatcatcatcaccattgGAGCCACAAAATCAACTGTTACCTGCTTCATCCCAGTCTCCTATTGCCACCACTAGTGCATTAAAGTTGAACAATAAAGATTTATTGACATTAAAACAGTTGGGTTCAGGAAACTCTGGGTCAGTGCTGAAGATTTTACACATACCCACACAAAAAACCATGGCGAAGAAAATCATCCATATTGATCTGAAAAGTGTGATACAAACTCAAATAATCCGTGAATTAAGAATACTACACGAATGCCATTCTCCTTACATCATCGAATTTTATGGGGCTTGTttaaataacaataacactATTGTCATCTGTATGGAATATTGTAATTGTGGATCATTGGATAAAATATTGCCTCTTTGTGAGAATAGACAATTCCCcacttttgttttgaaaaaactaTCATTTGCCATTTTATCTGGATTAACGTATTTATATACCACGCATAAAATTATTCATCGTGACATCAAACCAAATAATGTGTTAATGACTCACAAAGGAGAGTTTAAATTGTGTGATTTTGGTGTATCTCGAGAATTGACCAATTCATTGGCCATGGCCGATACTTTTGTTGGCACTTCCATGTATATGTCTCCGGAAAGAATTCAAGGATTGGACTATGGTGTAAAGTCTGATGTATGGTCTACAGGATTAATGTTGATAGAACTTGCCAGTGGTGTGCCGGTATGGTCTGAagataatagtaataatgacgacgatgatgaagatggaGATGATGGTTGCAGTGGGCAAGGAATATTAGCAACAGAAAGAAACGGGCAAAATAGTCCAAGCAAGAGCAGGaagaaaaaccaaaaaggGAATGGTTACAACTCTTATAATGGACCAGAAGGTATATTAGATTTATTACAAAGAATAGTTAATGAAGATGCCCCCACTTTGACAAACAAGATCAATCCTGTAACAAAATTACCATATGACAAATATTTGTGTCAATTCATTGATTTATGTTTAATCAAAGATGATTCAGTAAGAAAAACTCCTTGGCAATTGCTTGAAGACAAAGAGCATTTCTTTAAAGGGGTCGAGGAAGGTGCGTATGACAAGGAACACAAGAGTTGGGCGAAGAAGATTCGAAAATGTAAAGTGTAAACACAACGCATATACACATACAAAACCACGCATTTATGGAtcctatatatatacttacaaataaatatatacaaTCTATCATTACAAAGtggaaaataaaaacaagtAGATCATAAACTTAATCAACAgcttcttttccttttagTACAAAAGTATAAGctgtttatatatatatatattgacGAAAAATTTACCAGAAGCAATTCTGCTCGTccattaccattactaaacattatcatcattaaccGCTTTCGAAACTTCAACACCTTGAACTTTTTGACTATAACTAGTACTAGGTTGTATTTTTCTCGTGCTTCGAATCTCATCCATTGCATAGCCAGGAATCTTGATATTCCAATTTTTATCCAAATGCAATTGAACATCTCTTGCCTCTATACTATCCACTTTTCTATGTTTTGCTAACCGACAAGCAAAACTTGTTACtgaatgaataaattcatCAGCCAAATCCAACAAAAATTCCTCAACATTCCCATCAATAGTGGTCTTACCATCTCCTTCATCAACACCTATTGTGTTTATCAAATCACCCAATTTTCGTTTATTTAACACTCGCCCACTGCTGTTAGAATCAAGGATACCAGTGTCACCTTCAATATCAAACGTTGGCAACCTTGTGATCGCTGGTGTATCTAATAATATACTCAAAGGGTTGGCAGCTCCTCCTGTTAAACTGGGTCTCGTATCATTAATACTATTAAATGTGGTGATTGTGGGCTGCTTCACATTAATAGAACTCGATATTGGTAACGATGGGACAGACTGACGTGTAATGCCTGCCAAATTCAACGATGATCCCGATCGTGAccttgattgttgttgttgaggaGTTCCCGTTCGTCCTGTAGTAGCACCATCAGTGGTTGTTGCAGCAGGTGATGCAGACCTTGCTGTAACGGTACCATTATTCTGAGCAGGAGTAGCGGCAACACTAGGACTCTTAGCAGTTCCCACtccttgttgttgttgttgttggggAAGTGGTT is part of the Candida dubliniensis CD36 chromosome R, complete sequence genome and encodes:
- the STE7 gene encoding serine/threonine-protein kinase, putative is translated as MTRTTRIDTQEATKHKDLPPVPSTSLSSNSEYLMESKSLGRKNFKKLSLDASPVKSTSNNLRSSDMMSIKEPTSLRQKRQRPPPMLHLPTSSSSTTSTPTSNITGTSSASSVHFSQKSPGSGVIVSQTLSRPSSAGGMGSSGYSALNINQSNRNVDPDNVVSTDMILNQISNLDLTSMNHHRQNSHHHLPSTNRKRQTVISSISPTKSSASSSPLEPQNQSLPASSQSPIATTSALKLNNKDLLTLKQLGSGNSGSVSKILHIPTQKTMAKKIIHIDSKSVIQTQIIRELRILHECHSPYIIEFYGACLNNNNTIVICMEYCNCGSLDKILPLCENRQFPTFVLKKLSFAILSGLTYLYTTHKIIHRDIKPNNVLMTHKGEFKLCDFGVSRELTNSLAMADTFVGTSMYMSPERIQGLDYGVKSDVWSTGLMLIELASGVPVWSEDNSNNDDDDEDGDDGCSGQGILATERNGQNSPSKSRKKNQKGNGYNSYNGPEGILDLLQRIVNEDAPTLTNKINPVTKLPYDKYLCQFIDLCLIKDDSVRKTPWQLLEDKEHFFKGVEEGAYDKEHKSWAKKIRKCKV